In Chitinophaga sp. H8, a single genomic region encodes these proteins:
- a CDS encoding RNA polymerase sigma factor: MPVITDNDLLVALRGGEEQAFRELYVRHSGKILAFAYHLTHSAIDAEDIMQETFLRLWTSREQLPDIDHVGNYIFMIARNKTVDHLRKIALQQRLIDQVWANISEISDEVEQQLDARESKALINKALLQLSPQKQIVFRLSRQQGLSHDEIGQQLQLSKSRVKNLLVETLKHIRCFLARHSSLLAIFFQLACAPLLLR; this comes from the coding sequence ATGCCTGTAATTACTGATAATGATTTGCTAGTAGCATTAAGAGGAGGAGAGGAGCAAGCCTTCAGGGAGTTATATGTCCGGCATAGTGGAAAAATACTGGCATTTGCTTATCATTTAACGCATTCGGCCATTGATGCCGAGGATATTATGCAGGAAACCTTTCTACGGTTATGGACCAGCCGGGAACAACTACCTGATATAGACCATGTGGGAAACTACATCTTTATGATCGCCCGGAATAAAACAGTAGATCATCTCCGTAAGATCGCTTTACAGCAAAGGTTGATAGACCAGGTATGGGCTAATATTTCGGAAATATCTGATGAGGTGGAACAGCAATTGGATGCCCGGGAAAGTAAAGCACTTATCAATAAGGCATTGCTGCAATTATCGCCACAGAAGCAAATTGTTTTCAGGCTTAGTCGTCAGCAGGGCTTAAGCCATGACGAGATCGGGCAGCAACTTCAGCTGTCTAAAAGCAGGGTGAAAAATCTGCTGGTAGAAACCTTAAAACATATCCGGTGTTTCCTGGCCAGGCATTCCTCCCTGCTGGCAATATTTTTTCAGTTGGCCTGTGCGCCGTTGTTATTACGTTAG
- a CDS encoding YdeI/OmpD-associated family protein, with the protein MVQYTTTILQFGEKGEKTGWSYIEVPADLAAELKPGYKQSFRVKGKLDNYAFEGVALLPMGNGSFIMPLKATIRKKIGKNKGAMLQVRLAVDNNPEPVSSPEFMECLHDDPQALSFFNTLPKSHRNYFMTWIESAKTEPTKTKRIAQAINGLSLKQGYGEMIRALKAKKGEE; encoded by the coding sequence ATGGTCCAATATACTACCACCATTTTGCAGTTTGGCGAAAAAGGAGAAAAGACGGGATGGAGCTACATAGAAGTTCCCGCCGACCTTGCAGCTGAATTAAAACCAGGCTACAAACAATCCTTCCGGGTAAAAGGCAAGCTGGACAATTATGCTTTTGAAGGGGTTGCATTGCTGCCAATGGGTAACGGCAGCTTCATCATGCCGCTTAAAGCCACTATCCGGAAGAAAATAGGTAAAAATAAAGGCGCCATGCTGCAAGTCCGGTTAGCGGTAGATAATAATCCGGAGCCCGTATCCTCCCCTGAATTTATGGAGTGCCTGCATGATGATCCCCAGGCATTGTCATTTTTTAATACCCTGCCTAAATCACATAGGAATTATTTTATGACGTGGATCGAAAGTGCTAAAACCGAGCCTACTAAAACCAAACGTATAGCACAGGCAATTAATGGCTTATCATTAAAACAAGGCTACGGGGAAATGATCCGTGCATTAAAAGCTAAAAAAGGGGAGGAATAG
- a CDS encoding helix-turn-helix domain-containing protein, which yields MNIGHQILFFISTLGAFNGIILSLYLFLIKKRRSTAVIFLYILLLSLSIRIGKSVFLYFNPSLPKIYLQIGLSACFLIGPSVYYFFRSAMTKATHIPNSWKWSWGIQAGILILGGILVPYQTYPEIWNNIIVYIIYAQWLIYLIATGFLLKSVLKTFFTMPSTLNDTEKFWVMLFLGNSIIYLAYLLSFASIINGMYISGPVLFTLMLYLAIFFNLSGTKFEVTETAVKTEKRKIAATDAVVWIERLENAILGKALYKDPNLKLSDLAKAINISVHQLSQLLNDNIGKSFSTYINEYRIHEACRLINTNGHLTFEAIGYEVGYNSKSTFYAAFRKIKATTPALYKESAENAP from the coding sequence ATGAACATTGGTCACCAAATATTATTTTTTATCAGCACTTTAGGGGCATTTAATGGTATTATACTCAGCTTATACCTGTTCCTGATTAAAAAAAGAAGGTCAACAGCTGTCATTTTCCTATATATCCTGCTACTCTCCCTCAGCATCAGGATAGGCAAATCTGTGTTTCTTTATTTTAATCCTTCCCTACCTAAAATATATCTGCAAATAGGCCTATCTGCCTGCTTTCTTATTGGTCCTTCTGTATACTATTTTTTCAGGTCGGCAATGACTAAGGCTACACATATACCCAATTCATGGAAATGGAGCTGGGGAATTCAGGCAGGTATTTTAATATTGGGCGGGATACTTGTCCCCTATCAAACGTACCCGGAAATCTGGAATAATATTATTGTATACATCATTTACGCACAGTGGCTGATATATCTGATTGCTACAGGGTTTTTACTTAAAAGCGTGCTGAAAACATTTTTCACAATGCCATCTACGCTAAATGATACGGAAAAGTTCTGGGTAATGTTATTTCTGGGTAACAGTATTATTTACCTGGCATACCTTTTATCTTTTGCCAGTATAATTAATGGCATGTATATCAGCGGCCCTGTTTTATTTACACTGATGCTCTATCTGGCCATCTTTTTTAATCTATCCGGTACTAAATTCGAGGTTACGGAAACAGCTGTCAAAACAGAAAAAAGGAAGATAGCTGCGACAGATGCCGTAGTTTGGATAGAAAGGTTGGAAAATGCTATTCTGGGTAAAGCACTTTATAAGGATCCCAATCTTAAATTAAGTGATCTGGCAAAAGCTATAAATATCTCCGTACATCAGTTATCCCAACTACTAAATGACAACATTGGCAAGAGCTTTTCTACATATATTAATGAATACAGGATCCATGAAGCCTGTAGGCTGATCAACACTAACGGACACCTTACCTTTGAAGCTATCGGGTATGAGGTAGGCTACAATTCCAAATCAACCTTCTACGCCGCTTTTCGAAAAATCAAAGCAACCACGCCCGCACTTTATAAAGAAAGTGCTGAAAACGCCCCTTAA